The Thermomicrobiales bacterium genome includes a region encoding these proteins:
- a CDS encoding four helix bundle protein: MESGAAEVKDFTDLRVWRGAMELAEEVYRLTWTFPKQEQYGLSNQLQRAAVSVPSNIAEGHGRSQSGEYVRFLNIARGSLAEIKTQLILATRLGYTTEPACGILIVKIDDLRRQIGALRTAIERHNGR, translated from the coding sequence ATGGAAAGCGGGGCTGCTGAGGTCAAGGATTTCACCGATCTCCGCGTTTGGCGCGGTGCAATGGAGTTGGCCGAAGAGGTGTACCGACTGACCTGGACGTTTCCGAAACAGGAGCAATATGGACTTTCGAATCAACTCCAGCGCGCGGCGGTCTCAGTGCCATCGAACATCGCTGAGGGGCATGGAAGAAGCCAGTCCGGGGAATATGTCCGTTTTCTGAATATCGCCCGTGGTTCGCTTGCCGAGATCAAGACACAGCTCATTCTGGCGACCCGTCTCGGATACACAACGGAACCGGCATGCGGAATCTTGATTGTCAAGATCGATGACCTGCGTCGTCAGATAGGAGCATTGCGAACAGCAATCGAACGCCACAACGGAAGATAA
- a CDS encoding GntR family transcriptional regulator, with protein MTTPMNTNTLAQQVYSHLRAGILDNTYAPGSPLPEEALAASLNVSRVPVREALRRLSAEGLIVIKPRQGATVSELTSKQFLDAYQVREALEVLAVRLAAPRLTADDLDQLDALQQAMHLAADANDAEAFFGVNAEFHGFLVDKADNGDLKSIYKSLIDRMRRYRTPSLDLRGGMAESIDEHAAILRAIRAGDSGEAARLMAQHIHVPQSVVEEDLEEEEGPS; from the coding sequence ATGACCACACCGATGAACACGAACACACTGGCTCAACAGGTCTACAGCCATCTGCGCGCCGGGATTCTCGACAACACCTACGCGCCCGGAAGCCCGCTGCCCGAAGAGGCGCTTGCTGCCAGCTTGAATGTCAGCCGCGTTCCGGTGCGGGAGGCCCTCCGCCGCCTTTCCGCCGAGGGGCTCATCGTCATCAAGCCCCGACAGGGCGCCACGGTCTCGGAACTCACGTCGAAGCAGTTTCTCGATGCCTACCAGGTGCGCGAAGCGCTGGAGGTGCTGGCGGTCCGGCTGGCCGCGCCGCGGCTTACCGCGGACGATCTCGATCAGCTCGATGCGCTTCAGCAGGCAATGCACCTGGCGGCCGATGCGAACGATGCCGAGGCCTTTTTTGGCGTCAATGCCGAGTTTCACGGCTTTCTGGTCGACAAGGCCGACAATGGCGATCTGAAGTCGATCTACAAGAGTCTCATAGACCGCATGCGCCGCTATCGCACACCGTCGCTCGATCTTCGCGGCGGCATGGCGGAATCGATCGACGAGCATGCCGCGATTCTGCGCGCCATTCGCGCGGGAGATAGCGGCGAAGCCGCGCGCCTGATGGCGCAGCATATTCATGTTCCCCAAAGCGTTGTCGAGGAAGATCTGGAAGAGGAAGAAGGCCCCTCATGA
- a CDS encoding Gfo/Idh/MocA family oxidoreductase — translation MPPVRFIVTGLGSWGPGWAELIQAQDGVELAAVVEPMDDRRQAVVEARGLSPDQAYADLQTALDHVETDAVLVVTPPRTHLEVARIAFAAGKPVLMEKPLAADMADAKALVELAEASGNLLIVSQNYRYRPPMVALRKLLQEGVIGDLLHVQANCQEDMRLFYEATNFRYLMPHPHIIDMTIHHWDLLRYLTGQEVESVYATSWNIPDSPYQTDASCAIMLKLDDGTPVLYEGSSATHRDRTSWSSWWEFEGTNGRIWTDGGVGDPHLDTVHLHVYGEDPVIVENITVAESDRHGSLLAFVAALRGGELPAHTGRDNLNSLATVMACVESVEQDRIVKVEELLG, via the coding sequence ATGCCGCCGGTTCGTTTCATCGTTACGGGATTGGGAAGCTGGGGACCCGGCTGGGCCGAGCTGATTCAGGCGCAAGACGGCGTCGAGTTGGCCGCCGTGGTCGAACCGATGGACGACCGCCGGCAGGCCGTCGTCGAGGCGCGCGGGCTCTCCCCGGACCAGGCGTATGCCGATCTGCAAACGGCGCTGGACCATGTCGAAACCGACGCAGTGCTGGTGGTCACCCCGCCGCGCACCCATCTCGAGGTTGCGCGCATCGCGTTCGCCGCTGGCAAACCGGTCTTGATGGAGAAACCGCTCGCTGCCGACATGGCCGACGCAAAGGCTTTGGTCGAATTGGCCGAAGCGAGCGGCAACCTGTTGATCGTCAGCCAGAACTACCGCTATCGGCCGCCCATGGTGGCCCTGCGCAAGCTCTTGCAGGAAGGCGTGATTGGCGACCTGCTCCATGTCCAGGCGAACTGCCAGGAAGACATGCGGCTCTTCTACGAGGCCACCAACTTCCGCTATCTCATGCCGCACCCGCACATCATCGACATGACCATTCACCACTGGGACTTGCTGCGCTATCTCACCGGGCAGGAGGTCGAGAGCGTCTACGCGACTTCATGGAACATCCCGGACAGCCCGTACCAAACCGATGCGTCGTGCGCCATCATGCTCAAGCTCGATGACGGCACTCCGGTGCTTTATGAAGGAAGCAGCGCCACGCATCGTGACCGCACATCGTGGTCCTCATGGTGGGAGTTCGAGGGAACCAACGGGCGCATCTGGACCGATGGCGGGGTAGGCGACCCGCATCTCGACACCGTGCATCTGCACGTCTATGGCGAGGATCCGGTGATCGTCGAGAACATCACTGTCGCCGAGTCCGACCGGCACGGTTCGCTGCTCGCCTTCGTTGCCGCGTTGCGCGGTGGCGAATTGCCGGCCCATACCGGCCGGGACAACCTGAACAGCCTGGCCACCGTGATGGCATGTGTCGAGTCGGTCGAGCAAGACCGGATCGTGAAGGTGGAAGAACTGCTCGGATAG
- a CDS encoding LLM class flavin-dependent oxidoreductase, with product MTTAKFGVNLNNREPLIAPGYGLQDLLDLSVVVEENGFDSVWVGDSLFSKPRWEPINVLSAISQRTKKVKLGTACMVSGTRDPLYLALEWATLDALSNGRTILGTGMGNPEEGVRREYEAVRLDFEKRAAIFEEGLDALRQLWTTGKVDLDGQFYKYDNISFYSGTEMKPLGPVQTPPPIWVVSNPRLTVGNKEEAKTEKVISKAARRIARYGDGWMTCCRARHPEEFAAQLAQVNDAIEEAGRDRSEFVMSYQVTMNIADTREEAHAGINSYISQYYPELSKAMDLLEWGPIGTPDDVIAWLKTFQEAGVDYFVCRFGSLDQFGQVERFAKEVLPAFAGAEIGNRK from the coding sequence ATGACCACCGCCAAGTTTGGAGTCAACCTGAACAATCGGGAGCCGTTGATTGCGCCCGGGTATGGATTGCAGGATCTGCTCGATCTCTCGGTTGTGGTCGAAGAGAATGGGTTCGATTCGGTGTGGGTGGGAGATTCGCTCTTCTCGAAACCGCGCTGGGAGCCGATCAATGTGCTCTCGGCGATTTCGCAGCGGACGAAGAAGGTCAAGCTGGGCACGGCTTGCATGGTCTCCGGCACGCGCGACCCGCTCTACCTCGCGCTCGAATGGGCCACGCTCGATGCGCTTTCCAATGGACGGACCATTCTCGGCACGGGGATGGGGAATCCGGAAGAGGGGGTGCGGCGGGAGTACGAAGCGGTGCGGCTCGATTTCGAGAAGCGAGCCGCGATCTTCGAAGAAGGGCTCGATGCGCTGCGCCAGCTCTGGACGACGGGCAAGGTCGATCTGGACGGCCAGTTCTACAAGTACGACAACATTTCCTTCTACTCGGGCACCGAGATGAAGCCGCTCGGCCCGGTGCAAACACCACCGCCGATCTGGGTAGTCAGCAATCCGCGCCTAACGGTGGGCAATAAAGAGGAAGCCAAGACGGAAAAAGTCATCAGCAAGGCCGCCCGGCGCATCGCCCGGTATGGCGATGGCTGGATGACCTGCTGCCGCGCGCGTCACCCAGAGGAGTTTGCCGCCCAATTGGCGCAGGTGAACGACGCGATCGAGGAAGCCGGGCGCGACCGGTCCGAGTTCGTGATGTCCTACCAGGTCACCATGAACATCGCCGACACGCGTGAAGAGGCGCACGCCGGAATCAACTCGTACATCAGCCAGTACTACCCCGAGCTCAGCAAGGCGATGGACCTGCTGGAATGGGGCCCGATCGGCACCCCGGACGACGTGATCGCGTGGTTGAAGACCTTCCAGGAGGCCGGGGTGGACTACTTTGTCTGCCGCTTCGGCTCGCTCGACCAGTTCGGACAGGTCGAGCGGTTTGCAAAGGAAGTGTTGCCGGCGTTCGCCGGGGCGGAAATAGGAAATCGGAAATAG